CTTACTGGCTGGGTTACCATTTTCTGACGAATCTAACCCGACGGCGACGATCTTATCTTTGTACTCAAGTGATTTATTTAATGTTATAAATGCCGACTCTTCATCGAGATGACGTAAAAAACACATTATCAATTGGCTTGTAATGCCAAGCTCTTCAACCGCTTGAGATAAGGCGTTATGGATACCGTTAACAACAGTAGCAAAACTAATGCCGCGTTCAGTGTGGGTTTGTGGATCAAAAAATACTTCGGTATGAACAACATTGTCTTGTTTACAACGCAGTAGATAAGCCCAGGTAAGATCGAAAAAATCTTGCTCTGTAATTAATACATTAGCGCCTTGATAATAGATATCTAAAAATGATTGAAGATTATGAAAATTATAAGCATCTCTCACATCTTCGAATGATTTGAAGGGAATATCGATATTATTGCGTGCGGCAAGTTCGAACATAAGCTCTGGCTCAAGCGTGCCTTCGATGTGTAAATGAAGTTCTACTTTTGGTAAATTTTGAATAAATTGTTTCATGATTAAGTTCCTAATAAAATTTATTAAGTACTTCTCTTTAATAACAGACACTACAAAGAGAAAAGTACTAAAGTACTAAACTCTTCGTAATCAGGAATTATTGGTTCCTGGTAGAGACCCCTAATCCATATCATTAGGGTTATACGAAGGGAAACTAATTGCAAAATTGAAATACTGAATTAGCTTGAAACTGATTATACAGAATGTAATTTAGCAAGTCTATGGTTTAAACATAGCAGCTTGGCCACGAAAAGCCCCTCTGTTATCAATAAGATTCCATACCGTTGCATTTTCTATCCAAAAAGTACGTCCCGTAGAGGAAATACGTAAACCGCGATAACCATCAACAAAACCAAACGCTGTGACTCTCTCCAACAAGTCCTGTCTTTCATCACGGTCTAGAGATTTCACAGACTTTCTCGATGGCAAAACAACAAATTCTGACCAGCTAAGTTCAAATGATTTTAATGCCGACTTGTTGCCATAATTAAATATCGGATCACTTTCAGTGCCATGCGATACAACGACAAAGTCAGCGTAAAATAAAGCTTTGCCAATATCGCCATGACGACTATCAATGAGATTTTTACCCGTTAGGCGTTGATAACTTGATATTAATAGATCGGCATGTTCGTGGAGATATCCATTTTCAGAGCTGGGTTGATTCATTGATAAGATCCTTGTTATCTATAAAGAGTCGAGTCAAGAACCTTATTATTACATAACTATTCGTATATGTTACATCACTATCCGTAAACAACTGTTGGATCAACACATTCAAATACTTGCTTCTTACTCTTATCTTGAAGTAATAATGCATGGACCAATCGTGCAACTTCGTGACGAGTGATCATTCCATGCACTTCCTTACCCTGTGATAAGTCACCAGCATTAGTCACGTCACCATCCTTTAATCCACCCGGTCGCAAGATCGTAAAGTCTAACGTACTGGTTTGTAAGTACGATTCTGCCAGTGACTTTTCTCTTACTGCGCTACCAAAACCAGTTTTAGATCGCGCAGACATAAACTGCCACGAATCACCACAACCTAATGAAGTTACTAATAAAAATCGGTTAATCCCAGCACTTTCTAATGCATCTATAAGATGTCGATGACCGATATAATCAACAGGTATATCGGCACGAAAGCTACCCATAGTTGAGATCACGATAGCATCTTTACTAAGTGATTCGACAACACTTGAAACTTGTGCTTGATCGGTTGCATCACATTGATACGTTTTATCACATAATGTTGAAAGTGCATTTTTTTCAACATTACGCGCAACACCAATGACAGACACTCCATTACTCGTAAAGTAATTGACCATCGCCAGTCCTAACCCACTTGCAGCACCAAAAATCACTACTTCTTTCATATTATTAGCCATCGCGTTATTGATAATGATTATCATTATATATTTATATTGTTATCTGTCACTACATAATTAAGTAAATAGTTTTGTTATTATTAATCTCAATGTTATAGATACTGTTGTTTGTACTGTAAATATGCTCATTATTTATATAGTGGCTTCTGGTGATAATGCTGTTTCAGTACGAAAATCACTTACTTTTTGAATAAACTCAGGTTACATTAATAAAACTTACTGAATTAAACACATTTATCTCGTTCAATACGACTTTAACGTGTTGAATTATCGCTCCTACGTGAATTTAACTAGCTAGGTTCCCCACTACATCTTCAGATTTCACGTAGCGCACGAAAATAAAGACCATTTATACTGGTTGCTTATACAGTTGTAGATGTTATAATTGCCACGTTAATATTTTAGATTAAGCAACCAAATGGGATTAAAATGCCTAAAGCATTGATAAATATAGGTAATAACTCAATAATTCCATTAACTAACCTTAGTGAAGAACACATCGAAAACCTACTCAGGTTTAGTGATCGTAAAGAGCAGTTAGAAGAAAACACACTTAAATCACTGCATTTCCATGTGAATAAATTCAATGAATATTGCCTCAGTCGTAATATTATCCCTTTACCATTACAAGATGCGACAGTGCTTGAAGCATTTCTGATAAAGGAAAATGAGCGAGGATGTAAAGCTCAAACACTACGAATTTACGCATGGGCAGTATCAAAGGTACATGCTTTAGCGGGTTTAGAGATCCCTTATTTCAAAACAGTGATCACAGCTAGGTTAAAAATCATCTCGAAACAAGAGGTAAAGCTGGGCGTTAAACGTAAGCAAGCTGTGGCATTTTCTTATGAGCACCTTAAATTTGTAAATGAACGACTTGATATATCATCATTGATCTCTATCCGAAATACATTATTACTCAACATTTGCTACGATGGACTGCTCCGTGAAAGTGAAGCCTGTCACCTGTTCATAGAACAACTACATAAAACCAACGGCCTTTATACTGTTAATATCACGAATACGAAAACAGATAAATCGTTAGATGGTTCAATTGTTCACTTGAGTAAATTCACATCAAAGCTATTACCACTGTACCTTCAAAAAATAACCGAACATCATGGGCAATACCTGTTTAAACGAACAACACCACGAGGCGGTAAACTAGAAAAGCTAAAACCGAGTTCGCTTTCACCAAACCCAAATGACAAACCAATATCAACGAAAACGGTTGAACTTGTGTTTGCAAATACCTGGCATCAAATTAATACATATAATGAATCTGTCAGTTTTGATTTACATATCGACTTACCCGAACGGCCTTTTAGTGGACACTCTGCTCGAGTTGGTGCATCTTGTGATCTTGTCGGCGCTGGTTTTGATGATTCGCTGGTTATGCGAGCTGGTCGTTGGAAGACTTTACGTATGGTTGAACTTTACACCCGAGGTGTGAATAATAAATTTGCGACAGTACGTGAATTTAGAGAAAGATTGGAAGCGATGACAGCAGATTAAAATTAGTATGTATTGGAAAGGTCATGCCCTTTCCAATTATAATTAACAGCCTTTAACCATCAATTAAATTTACCATCTCATTCAATATTGAATGGAACATGCACGCTGTATCATGATGGCTAAATTCATTACCGTTTAAATTCACTGTAATTTCTGTTTCATCATTATCCGTCTCGACATAAAGTGTATTTTTTATTTTAGGATAATTTTCGATCAACACATTTTCAACATGCCTCTTCGTTATTTTATTACTAAGATGAACAGTAATAATACCCGTCCCTAATAATAAATCACCCATGCCATTTTCAAAAACGTCTGCAAGCATACCTTCAACAAACTGACTCTTAGATACATTACATTGATCACTTATGCTTTCTAATTTTTCGAGTAAGTTTTCGTACATTCTTATCGTACTGTTTTTTCGAACTGCGTCTGGTTTAATCTTCATAATATTTACCACGGATTAAGTTAAGAAGAATGCTTTCTTTAAAAATAAGAAATCAATTGAATTTATTATAACATCATTTTAGTTCAATTTAAGAGTCAATTTGAAGTTCCTTGTTATGTTCATAATGTGAATATTAACACTGGCATGTATGAAATTTATAGATTATTAATCAAAACATACATTTTAAAACCTATATATTAAAATAATAATTCATCTATAAATACCAATGATATCAACGTCTTTATTTCGTTTAACGGTCATTATACGAAATAAAGAGGCGTGTGCTGAATATAAATTGAATTTTATTTTGTTAACCTAAATTCACCAAGTGATGCATAAAGCGATGCCATATTTATTACCAATTTTCAGAATGCTAGAATTAAATATGAAATTAAATAGACTTATAAATCAAAAGAAATAGAATGCATAGCTGAATTTCAATGATGTATACATTAATTAATAAGACGTCTATTACCACTGAAATATCATTTCGTACAATAGAGTTTTAGGCCTGTTTTTTAAAATTTACGGATAATCATAGCCACCAAACTATAGATTTCACATACGGCACACAAAAAAACCATCAAAAAGCGGAATTAACCATATTAATCAACACCATACGTGCAATTTAAGGGGTTGTAAATGACGTATTTAACACCATTTTAAAGCAAAATCACGACTGTCATTGTATATTCCAGTGAAATATAGGTCTTTAACAAGATAATAGATAACTGTATTTATATACAGCTATTTATGTGGCCCCGTAAAAATGAGACAAAATGAATGTCATTATACGGTTTAAAATAATGTATAAAATGTAGTTAGCACACTGAAATCAACATAAATCCATAATTATCAATTACTTACTATGACTTTGTGGCTTGATGATTAAATTTCAGTTAATCATTACAATTAAGTGAGATAAACCAGTAGCCTTGATAACTAACGAGATTCAAACCAATATAATGTAATAAATAGCCATATTAGCGCTGTATTTTGTGGGATGAATATCTATTTAACGATAGAATGTAGCTAGAATAATATCCCTATTAAAATTTTCTAGGAATGAGATGACCAATAACCGCCGTGCTGATTTAATCCTTGTCATTACAACAATACTTGCTTCAGCTGGATGGATATTTTCCAAAGAGGCGATTCAAGGATTACCGACTTTTGGTTTCATCGGATTACGATTTATTCTTGCATCCATACTATTATTACCATTTTGTTATCGAACACTTTTTAACATTAATCGGGCAACCTTACTTGGAGCTGCAAGTGTCGGTTGTTTTCTTGGTTCTGCAATTTTAATCTGGATTTATGCGATCGCCAATAGTAGCTCACTAGGTGAAGGCGCATTCATCATGAGCTTATCAATGTTGTTTGTCCCTATTATCGCTTGGATTTTTTTTAAAAACAGACCACCTAGAATGTTTTGGTTTTCACTACCCTTTGCAATACTTGGTTTAATTCTTTTGTCAAAAGGGAGTAGCTGGACTATCTCAGGTAGTCAAATTTGGTTTATGTTTTCGGCTGTTATGCTTGCCATGCAATTTAATTTAAATAGCCACTTTGCACAAAAAATTCCGACACTGGTTCTTACTTGTATCCAACTATTCGTCACCGGTGTTCTTGGAGTATTCGTATCCCTATTATCCGAAACATGGCCTCAACAAATTGAATTGGAAATTTGGGGCTGGCTTGCGATGAGTGTATTAATCGCAACAAGTTTACGCTATGCCCTTCAGACTGCAGGTCAAAAAAATACGACAACAGCAAATGCAGCCATTATTATGATTTTAGAACCAACCTGGACTGTTGTTTTAAGTATGCTTTGGTATGGTGAAAAAATGGAATTAACAAAATTAGTCGGTTGTAGCTTAATTTTATTCGCTTTGATAATTTATCGTGCAGGTCCAAAGTTAGCCTCTTTAACCAAGCATTAACGTATCAATTAATTAATCTGAATATGTCAACATAACCAGCTGCAACTTACATTCACTTACATTACTTAAGGGTTATACCATTGTTTAAAACTCACGAGCCTATATAATTAAGTTATTATCGTATTATATATAAATAAAAATAAAGGTAAAAAATGAAATCAATTACTGTATTAGGCGCTTTAACTGCGCTAGCATTAACTGCAAGTGTTCAAGCAAATCAAGATGTTTCAGGTTTCTACATTGGTGGTGGTGTAGGTTCAACAACTGTAGACCTAGATAGAACTGGCTATACTTCCAATGAAGACACAGATGGTTCAACGGTTAAATTCATTGCTGGCTATCAATTTAACCGTATCGTAGCAATTGAAGCACAATACACACAATATGGTGAAATCACACCTAATAAAACTCTTACATACGCTGGTAAAACATATAAGTGGGATGCAACAACGTTTTCTGTATCGGCTAACCTTGGTTACACTTTCCAGAATGGTTTACGTCCATTTGGTATTATTGGTCTTTCAAGTCTAGATTTAGGTCAATCAACAAAAGTACTTAAAGATGATGACGCAACAGCTGTTCACGTTGGTTTAGGTCTAGAATATACACCAGCGGCATTATCTGGTGTCAGTTTCCGTGTTGGTTATGAAGCAGATGCTTTCACAATTGAAGAATATAGTACTGCTAATCGTTATGAAGATACAGACGTAATGATTGGTTCTGCATACGTAGCTGCAAGTTACAAGTTCTAAAAATAATTTGAGATGATAACAAACCCCCTTGTTATCATCTCATTATTAAATGTTATTCTAACAAATGTAATTTCGCTTTAATAGGTTCAGGTAAGTCCGTCTCCCCCATCATCTCAAGTAAACCAATCTCAACACTCCTAGACATCGAATGCAAAGGTAAGTCATTGAAGGCCACCTTCTTTATCATCATCTATAAATGAATATACTTGCCTACCTATGCTTCGTTAATTAACAATTAATTCTCCCCATAATTCTTCAGACTGCAGGTCAAAGAATACGACAACAGCAAATGCTGCCATTATTATGATTTTAGAAATAACCTGGACTGTTGTTTTAAGTATGCTTTGGTATGGTGAAAAATGGAATTAACAAAGTTAGCCGGTTGTAGCTTAATTTTATTCGCTTTGATAATTTATCGTGCAGGTCCAAAGTTAGCCTCTTTACCAAACATTAATGTATTAGTTAATTAATCTGAATATGTCAACATAACCAGCTGTACCTTGCATGTATTTATATTACTTAAGGGTTATAGCATTGTATAAAACTCACTATCCTATATAATTAAGGTGTTATCATATTATATATAATCAAAAATAAAGGTAAAAAAATGAAATCAATTACTGTATTAGGCGCTTTAACTGCGCTAGCATTAACTGCAAGTGTTCAAGCAAATCAAGATGTTTCAGGTTTCTACATTGGTGGTGGTTTTGGTTCAACACTTGCGGATCTAGATGAAACTGGCGTTGTCTACGATGAAGACACAGATGGTACAACGCTAAAGTTCATTGGTGGCTATCAATTTAACCGTATCGTAGCAATTGAAGCACAATACACACAATATGGTGAAGTGACACCTATTAAACAAGTTAAATCATATACGTGGGATCCAACATCATTTTCTGTATCTGCTAACCTTGGTTACACTTTCCAGAATGGTTTACGTCCATTTGGTATTATTGGTCTTTCAAGTCTAGATTTAGATGAATCATTTAAAACATTTAAAGATGATAGAGCAACAGCTCTTCACATTGGTTTAGGTCTAGAATATACACCCGCGGCATTATCTGGTGTAAGTTTCCGTGCTGGTTATGAAGCAGATTCTTTCACAATTGATAACGGTTTTTCAACTTCAGATACAGACGTAGTTATTGGTTCTGCATACGTAGCTGCAAGTTACAAGTTCTAAAAATAATTTGAGATGATAACAAACCCTTTGTTATCATCTCATTATCCAATGTTATTCTAGCAAATGTGATTTCGCTTTTATTGGTTCAGGTAAGTCCGCCTCCCCCATCATCTCAAGTAAACCAATCTCAACATTCCTAGACATCGAATGCAAAGGTAAGTCATTGAAAGATAGCCCAAATGGTTGTTCTAACTCTTCACTTAACGCATCTAATCCAAAAAAAGTATAAGCAACAATGGCACAAAATAGTGGTGTCGCAAAACCTTGCGAAGCAACAAGTCCAAATGGCAAAATGATACAATATAAATATGCGGTACGCTGCACAAGTAATCGATATGCAAAAGGTAATGGCGTATTAGCAATTCGTTCACAGCCCGCTTGCACTGCAGTCATTGATGTTATGTGTTCATCGATACTTTGAACCAAAAAATCAGACAATAGTTTTTTATGTCTACAAGTTCCTAACTTTAATCCCATTAGTCGTAATATCGAGTCGGGTATATTTCTAGATTTTTTTAGCCACGCTAAATCTTCAGGCTCAAGATATTTTCCAATATCGTCCCAAGGTTCTGAATGGCGAAGATGATGCCGTAATGCGTGATTAAAAGCGATAGTCAGATTGATTAGTCGCCTCTGCATCAACTCACCACCTTCTTTATCATCATCTATAAATGAATATACTTGCCTACCTATGCTTCGTGAATTAACAATTAGCTGTCCCCATAATTTTCTCGCTTCCCACCAACGCTCATAGCATGCATTATTACGAAACCCTAAAAACAGCGATAGCGCGACACCTAATAAGGTAAACGGTGCAACTGTATATGTAGGAAGAATAATCGGATATTTAAAATGTGCGATTGCAACTAAAGTACTAAGTAATGTAATAAATAGAACCTGTGGAAATATCAGCGGAATAACCGAACCTTTAAGAATGAAAAAAAGCTTAAATACACTTGGGTTATCACGGACGATCATAATTATCTCGCAAATTAAAAATTGAACCTTCATTTACTCGAAATAAAAAAGCTAACAAAATTAATACCTTTAAAAATTTAAATGTTATCTATTATAATGATTAAAAATTAAATGATAATACTCTAAATGGTAATTAACTTTTTCTATATTGTAACAATAGATCTCTAGTATAGACCTAAATCAAAAACAATGAATAAAACAAACTATATATTATAAAACAGTGTCGATATGATATATCTATTTATTATTATAATATCGACTTTGGTTTATATTTTATTGATCTAATTTTAACCATTAGCATTAATTACATAAAACCAAAGTTAATATTACCCGATTGGTGCTAGTAGCTTGCATTTAATCACTTATTACTTACTTAAGAAGCAGCACTATTTTACGTATATTAAGCAACAACTTGCTCAATATATCTCATCCTTTACAAAATAATTAAATTACTGCAGTAGTCAATTTCTATAATGAATACTGCTGAACGCGAATTTTATACTGACATTATTCGTAAATCTAGATAAAACTGCCATAGCACAATTTTACGATTTAACACTATAAATTGACATTTTTTTCAATTAATTTCGAGTCCTTTCTTATCAAATACTTAGAAATTTAAACCAAACACTTACGTACAGTAAGTATCACACAGCACAAACCCACCCGCTTGTGCTGGTCAAATAATGCCGTTAGTATGCTTAAAAATCATTTAGAGATAGGTCAGGTGTTCATTTGAAAATTTATTATTTGTGCCAAACCTAGATGACACAAATACATCGATTTTGAGCACAACCAGAACGGTGAATATACAGCCGGGAGACTTAATGCAGATTTTAATAATGAATGGCGAACTATAGGTTGTCTAGCTAAATTAAATTTTTTAGATAGAAAGGTTCAAAGCAGTTAGCGGTAACTCACCCTAAAGACGGATTTAAGCAAGGTGTTTCGATGATGTTGTGTTAAGCACACAACCATTTAGCGATTAAAAATAAAACCATAAATAATTAATTCACAATAAGCCTTGTTATTTAATAAGGTTAATTTTGCCTGTGTAAATTATATCCAGTGAATAAATAGTAGCTGTATGAATTTATCATAAATAATAAACACCAGGGAGTTTAGACTTGAAAAATTTATTACTTTGTACTTTTACATGTATATTTTTAGTTGCATGTGGCGGATCTTCATCAACAGATGATAAAACTCAAACAGAGAAAGTTCCAACACCAGATAAAAATGATTCAGCTACAGATAAAGAGCTAGACCCAAGTAAGATTCATGATGTTGTGCCAAATGTGGATTACAAAAATGCATCAGGTATTATCAATGATATTAATTTTGAGAATCATCAGAATGGTGCGTATACAGCAGCTTTGTTCAAGAGCGATTTTAACAATGAATGGGGTAAAATTACTGGCAGAGCGAATATTGTTGAAAGAAATGGTTCACAACAGCTAGCTATTACCCACCCTAAAGATCACTATAAACAAGGGATTTCGGGTGGTAAAAAATTAAACGAATATAATGAGTTGTATTTCTCATATCAAATTACATTTGGCAACAATTATGACTTTTCTATGGGCGGGAAATTACCTGGATTAGCAGGATTGAATTTTCACATAGATAAGAAACCTGATGGTTGTAAAACTGTCGGCAAAGACGAAGGTTTTAGTTTACGATCAATGTTTCGTGAAAATGGTCGTGCGATAGGCTATTTCTATCACCAAGATAAGACCAACAAATGTGGTGATGAAATTGATTATCAACATGAAGGTGAAAACTTCTCATTTAAACGTGAAAAAACATATCTTATCGAACAGTATGTGAAAATGAACGACGCAAACCAAGCAAACGGTATTGTTACAATCCATGTAAATGGATTTAAAGTACTTGAAAAAACCAATATGACGTTTTCTGAAAACGGGAAACATGCTATTAACTATCAATACTTCCAGCTTTGGCACGGTGGCAACAGTAATGACTGGGCTGTAGATCGTGATTCAACAGCTTATTTTGATCATGTAGTATTAAGTACAAAACCGATTAGCTATTCAAAATAATCCTCTAAATGATAAATTAAAAATTGACCTTGTTATCTAACAAGGTCAATTTTTTTCTGCGTAAATTACATTCAATGAAAAGGCAGTAGCGGTAGTAGTGACCGCGGGGCTGTAGATCGAGATTCCTTGGATAATGTAATGCTAAATAAGAAACCTGTAAGTTATAAGCTAAACTATTAAGACTTATTGCTCACGTTTAGGATAAATTCCTTATGAGATCTACAGTCAAATATGTTCTTACATTGGTGACCTTCAGCTCTTTGGTCGCTTGTGGCGGCTCTGGTGGGGGGGCAGGTTCCGGAGATAGTGGCGCTAAAAAGCCACCTTCTCCGTTCGAAAATTTCACATCTGCTTTAGCCATATCGCACTTAGATTCAACAACTTGTTCCGACTTTAAACTAAAAACGTCATCCTTTACCCCTCCAGACTTTGTCAAACAATGCTGGACTTTGACTGTGCCAGAGGACTACGTTAACCCAAAAAACGGTAAAACAATCAAGTTGGCCATCGCTAAAATCAATTCAGCTAATAATAATAAAAAAGGCGCGATTGCCTTTTTGCAAGGCGGACCAGGCGGAAACATCCTCAGTTATTCAGATCGCTTCAAAACGCTGACGATTCGTGATAACAATGATATTTATTTGGTTGATCAAAGAGGAACTGGCTATTCAACGCCAGCGTTATACTGTCAATCAGGTACTAGTACCGACGAAGAAAAGTTAAAACGATGTAAGTCCGATTTTGAAAATAATGACGTCGATTTTAACGCGTTCAATAGTAAAAATAATGCGCTAGATTTCATTGTTTTACGTAAAAAACTAGAGGATACCGGAGAGCTCAAAGATAAGTGGACGCTAGTTGGCGCCTCTTATGGTACCAGGTTAGCTATAACAGTATTACGTGAGGAAGATCGCCTGACAAATCAAGGTTTTCAAACTGAGTCAGGAATTAAAGCAATGGTACTTGACGGCGTTTTCCCAATTCAAATTAACGGGGTTGATGACGCTAAATGGGCTAATTACGAGAACCTTAAACGCATTATTGAGGTCTGTGATCGTTCTCCTTTAGTCTGTGACTCAGACACACTAAAAAGTCAGATTAAAAATCAAATTATTGATTTGCCCAAAGAAGATCATCAGTACTACTTAAGTTTATTGCTATCTCTTATGCCTTATGACACAACACACGAGGATTGGATCGAATATACAATTCCAGCTTTCACTAAACTACCAATAAGTAAAGTTAAGGAGCTACTTCAGGTGCATAAAGAAGAGATCATCGCAGTGCCTGATATACCAGATGATTTTTATGCTATGGGGTTATCTGTAGTTTGTGCTGAAGAATATGGATTTCTTCCTTATTATGAGCAAATGAATACAGAAAGAGCTAACTGGGCAAGTGAAGTACAACAAGTCATCGATAATAGCTTTCACATGGAGTTTACCCCTAGCGCATGTAAAATATGGGATGTAAAAAAAGCCGCTGACGAGGAAGCCTTAGCAGTGAATAATGATACTGTCCCTGTACTTATTACTCAAGGCGGCAACGATTACCAGACTCCACAAGCATGGGGAAACCTAGTCAAAAAAGATTTTGCAAACAGCCGAGTTATTACAGATGATACGGTTGATCATGTTGTTCTATTTTCTGACAATGGGGAGTGTATTCAGCAAAATATCAAAACATTTGTTGGAGACCCCTCGAAGTTAAATGACCTAGATGCTACTTGCGTCAATAATAAGACGTTTATTTATAAAGACTAATCGATATAGCCGTCGGTCATAAATCGAGACTGACGGCTAGTAACACTCATTTAATCGAGGGTAAACGAGTCTATCCTAAGCTAATAAAGTTGTTACTCTGAATAGCTAATTAATCTTCGAGGCGAAATACCACATCAACTTGGTCTCGAATAATAATTTTATCATCTTGATAAGTCGATTCTACATCTGGTGCTGCGCCAAGAAGCATAGACCTCATTAACATTGGACGAGGTTGTGATGAGCGGTAAGTGATTTTCCAAACACCATCAACCTTTTCATCAAAGCCCTTCGCAAGTGACTGTGCTTTTTCTTTTGCATCTAAGATTGCAGCTTGTCGTGCCAGTTCTATAAATTTAGGCTCGTTACTTACTTTCAGTTGAATATTATTAATGTTATTAATGCCATCGCCAAGCGCACCATCTAAATAACTATTAAGTTTATTTAAATCTCTGACAGTTACCGTCACATCTCTGTTTGCACGGTACCCTATGAGTTTAGGTTCCTGATCTTTCTTATAGTGATACTCAGGACGCAGTGAAATGTTAGAACTTTCAATATCCGTACGCGCCACTCCTTCCTTTTTCAATCGCCCATTAAATGCCGCTATTGCATTATCGACAGCTTCTTTTGCTTCTTTTGCTGTTTTACGCGTTTCAGATACTTGGACAGAGAATACGGCCATGTCTGGCTTAGCAATCACTTCGCCCATACCTGTGGTTTCTAAATGAGGAAAATCGACATCTGCCGCCATCACACCTGTAGAAATAAATGTACTAGCACTAAAAATAGCCGCGAATAAATGTTTGTTCATACGAATAACCTCTCATTATTGTTATTTATTTACCTTATAGTCCGACAGTAACAAATTGAAAATTATCCTTATATTAATAAATATGTACGATTAGAGTGAAATAAGACAATATAAACCCTTTTCGTTCATTTATTATACTAAAATCAACATCAGGCTTAATTGCTAGCTTTATTCAAGATGAGATTTTCAGCATCTACCATCGATAATGCTTTGTCAAAATAGTACCCTTGCGCATAATCACATCCAAGAGTTTGTAATAAATCTCGTTGTGCTAAGGTTTCGACGCCTTC
This Moritella sp. 5 DNA region includes the following protein-coding sequences:
- a CDS encoding polysaccharide lyase, whose product is MKNLLLCTFTCIFLVACGGSSSTDDKTQTEKVPTPDKNDSATDKELDPSKIHDVVPNVDYKNASGIINDINFENHQNGAYTAALFKSDFNNEWGKITGRANIVERNGSQQLAITHPKDHYKQGISGGKKLNEYNELYFSYQITFGNNYDFSMGGKLPGLAGLNFHIDKKPDGCKTVGKDEGFSLRSMFRENGRAIGYFYHQDKTNKCGDEIDYQHEGENFSFKREKTYLIEQYVKMNDANQANGIVTIHVNGFKVLEKTNMTFSENGKHAINYQYFQLWHGGNSNDWAVDRDSTAYFDHVVLSTKPISYSK
- a CDS encoding alpha/beta hydrolase is translated as MRSTVKYVLTLVTFSSLVACGGSGGGAGSGDSGAKKPPSPFENFTSALAISHLDSTTCSDFKLKTSSFTPPDFVKQCWTLTVPEDYVNPKNGKTIKLAIAKINSANNNKKGAIAFLQGGPGGNILSYSDRFKTLTIRDNNDIYLVDQRGTGYSTPALYCQSGTSTDEEKLKRCKSDFENNDVDFNAFNSKNNALDFIVLRKKLEDTGELKDKWTLVGASYGTRLAITVLREEDRLTNQGFQTESGIKAMVLDGVFPIQINGVDDAKWANYENLKRIIEVCDRSPLVCDSDTLKSQIKNQIIDLPKEDHQYYLSLLLSLMPYDTTHEDWIEYTIPAFTKLPISKVKELLQVHKEEIIAVPDIPDDFYAMGLSVVCAEEYGFLPYYEQMNTERANWASEVQQVIDNSFHMEFTPSACKIWDVKKAADEEALAVNNDTVPVLITQGGNDYQTPQAWGNLVKKDFANSRVITDDTVDHVVLFSDNGECIQQNIKTFVGDPSKLNDLDATCVNNKTFIYKD
- a CDS encoding oxidative stress defense protein; this encodes MNKHLFAAIFSASTFISTGVMAADVDFPHLETTGMGEVIAKPDMAVFSVQVSETRKTAKEAKEAVDNAIAAFNGRLKKEGVARTDIESSNISLRPEYHYKKDQEPKLIGYRANRDVTVTVRDLNKLNSYLDGALGDGINNINNIQLKVSNEPKFIELARQAAILDAKEKAQSLAKGFDEKVDGVWKITYRSSQPRPMLMRSMLLGAAPDVESTYQDDKIIIRDQVDVVFRLED